The Afipia massiliensis genome has a segment encoding these proteins:
- a CDS encoding alpha/beta fold hydrolase, whose amino-acid sequence MPQSFRDVYCQSADGLKLHAKVIDPDTSTALPVLCLPGLTRTTDDFDDIARAIATSPAAPRKVVAVDYRGRGLSDYDPDPAKYAVPVELGDVLTIAASLGITRAILLGTSRGGLISMALAAAQPQLLAGVILNDIGPALEIGGLMKIKGYIANPPPRQTWDEAARGLKELFGSVFPSLSDAEWMAWARRAFREKAGGGLERTYDLKLAHTLDGLDPANPLPQVWELFDKLAGVPLMLIHGGLSDLLSLQGVQDMIARRPDIELVTVADQGHAPLLADKPTMDRIVAFCARCDGATAS is encoded by the coding sequence ATGCCCCAATCATTCCGCGACGTGTACTGCCAGTCTGCCGACGGGCTGAAGCTCCATGCCAAGGTTATCGATCCGGACACCAGCACCGCATTGCCGGTGCTTTGCCTGCCCGGCCTGACGCGAACCACTGACGATTTCGACGACATCGCACGCGCCATTGCCACCAGTCCGGCTGCGCCCCGCAAGGTGGTGGCGGTGGATTATCGCGGCCGTGGCCTGTCGGACTACGATCCGGACCCCGCCAAATACGCGGTCCCCGTCGAACTTGGCGACGTGCTGACGATCGCGGCGTCGCTTGGGATCACCCGCGCGATTCTGCTCGGCACCTCACGCGGCGGCCTGATCTCGATGGCGCTGGCGGCGGCGCAGCCGCAACTGCTGGCCGGCGTTATCCTGAACGACATCGGGCCGGCGCTGGAGATCGGCGGCCTGATGAAGATCAAGGGCTACATCGCCAATCCGCCTCCGAGGCAAACCTGGGATGAGGCGGCGCGCGGCCTGAAGGAACTGTTCGGTAGCGTGTTTCCGTCGCTGAGCGACGCCGAATGGATGGCGTGGGCGCGCCGCGCGTTCCGGGAAAAGGCCGGCGGCGGACTGGAGCGGACCTACGACCTGAAACTCGCGCATACGCTTGACGGGCTCGATCCGGCCAATCCGCTGCCGCAGGTCTGGGAACTGTTCGACAAACTCGCGGGCGTTCCGCTGATGCTGATCCATGGCGGCCTGTCCGACCTGCTCTCGCTTCAGGGCGTTCAGGACATGATCGCGCGACGACCGGACATCGAGCTCGTGACAGTCGCAGATCAGGGTCACGCGCCGCTGCTGGCGGACAAACCCACGATGGACCGCATCGTCGCGTTCTGCGCGCGGTGTGATGGGGCGACAGCGTCCTAA
- a CDS encoding patatin-like phospholipase family protein, whose protein sequence is MFVSGVLLGCASIQNAPVNLPGSDNLTDRGNIGFGETTSHEDTVVGLSFSGGGTRAAAFSFGVLQEMERIPVRGARGSMIDRVEFISGVSGGSVTAAYYGLRKRAALADFRERFLLRNAEEGLQTNLTLATLSRAVAGGINDSTGFPRWLDANLFQGATFRDLGLTTRPQVWINASDIYNRTPFVFGSVAFGAMCSNLSEYPLANAVAASAAVPVAFAPVVIQTFPGKCNDRLPSWIVRARDNSNAPPMLNSFAKAISRYHDGSMPYIKLLDGGLVDNYGLAGMTIARLSSDTPYGPLSPRQAVKLRRALILVVDAKTGLSGNWINTIEGPSGADLVKAAADTAIDASVAGSFTAFNATMMDWQGSLIRWRCGLSAADRAKYGVGPGWNCRDLKFYVGRIGFDQLDQARAADLERIPTRFQLPPEQVDSVIAAGGDALRASPTFRSFAAGL, encoded by the coding sequence ATGTTTGTGTCGGGCGTATTGCTCGGCTGCGCGTCGATTCAGAATGCTCCAGTCAATCTACCTGGATCCGACAACCTCACTGACAGAGGAAATATCGGCTTCGGCGAGACGACGAGCCATGAGGACACGGTCGTTGGACTGTCCTTTTCAGGCGGCGGAACCCGCGCCGCCGCGTTTTCCTTTGGCGTGCTGCAGGAGATGGAGCGCATTCCGGTCCGTGGCGCGCGGGGATCGATGATCGATCGGGTCGAGTTCATCTCCGGTGTGTCCGGCGGTTCGGTTACGGCGGCCTATTATGGCTTGCGGAAGCGGGCTGCTCTTGCCGATTTTCGCGAGCGGTTCCTGTTGCGCAATGCGGAGGAGGGACTGCAGACAAATCTCACTCTGGCTACTCTCTCTCGCGCCGTTGCCGGCGGCATCAACGACTCCACGGGATTTCCGCGCTGGCTCGATGCCAATCTGTTTCAGGGGGCAACGTTTCGCGATCTGGGCCTCACGACCCGGCCGCAGGTCTGGATTAATGCTTCCGACATTTATAACAGGACGCCGTTCGTGTTCGGTTCGGTGGCCTTCGGCGCCATGTGCAGCAACCTGTCCGAGTATCCGCTGGCGAACGCGGTTGCGGCTTCGGCGGCGGTCCCCGTGGCGTTCGCGCCGGTCGTGATCCAGACTTTCCCCGGAAAGTGCAACGATCGGCTGCCGTCGTGGATCGTGCGTGCACGGGACAATTCCAACGCGCCTCCGATGCTCAACTCGTTCGCCAAGGCGATCAGCCGCTATCACGACGGCTCTATGCCTTACATCAAGCTGCTCGATGGCGGCCTGGTCGACAACTATGGTCTGGCCGGCATGACCATCGCACGGCTGTCGTCGGATACGCCGTATGGACCGCTCAGCCCGCGGCAGGCGGTGAAGCTGCGGCGTGCTCTCATTCTGGTGGTCGACGCCAAGACGGGTTTGTCCGGCAACTGGATCAACACCATTGAAGGCCCGAGCGGCGCTGATCTTGTGAAGGCCGCGGCTGACACTGCCATCGATGCCAGCGTCGCCGGCAGTTTCACCGCGTTCAACGCGACGATGATGGACTGGCAGGGCTCGCTGATCAGATGGCGCTGTGGACTGTCGGCCGCGGATCGCGCGAAGTACGGAGTAGGCCCGGGCTGGAATTGCCGCGATCTGAAATTCTATGTCGGGCGGATCGGCTTCGATCAGCTCGACCAGGCGCGCGCGGCAGACCTTGAACGAATCCCGACGCGCTTCCAGCTTCCGCCCGAACAGGTGGACAGCGTCATTGCCGCCGGTGGCGATGCGCTGCGGGCAAGTCCGACGTTCCGCAGTTTTGCAGCGGGTTTGTAG
- a CDS encoding porin — protein sequence MSTIKSLILGSAAVIAASAGAQAADLPVKAKAVQYVKICSLYGAGFYYIPGTDTCIKLGGYVQADWNINAGNYNKPAWDEAGTGANGTESRDSNYFTTRARVQLNIDTRTATEYGVVRTFWSSNFEHSTGFGPSSGNLTMDYGFIQFAGFTLGKAVSGFQTPWGAYGANQNTSFTLGGYDNATGINQIAYTWQFGNGVSAQVGIEDNRTINRSVLINASPAGTNANLFTGVYANSYGGNRSPDFVGNIRVDQAAFTAQLSGGVHNIHGTYYGANETTGAPQDEWGFAIAGGLQLKNLPTGPGDKLSLDATYVDGALKYLISGVTGNSFDHFSGGSGGFYNNFAALALSDGVFTTNSSIQKTTGWGIRGAYVHNWTPNWETGVFGSYTAVNYGGTATTALCNQKLANAGAVFGGGFAAGCNPDFNIWQVGTRTAWTPVRNLTFSGEVLYTQLDQKDVGFVTVAANPVGFKPPGTYDFKDQGIWSGNLRVRRTW from the coding sequence ATGAGCACCATTAAGAGCCTTATCCTCGGATCGGCTGCGGTTATCGCAGCGTCCGCTGGAGCACAGGCAGCCGATCTTCCCGTCAAGGCGAAAGCCGTTCAGTACGTGAAGATCTGCTCCCTTTACGGAGCCGGTTTCTACTACATCCCCGGCACCGACACCTGCATCAAGCTGGGCGGCTACGTCCAGGCTGACTGGAACATCAACGCCGGCAACTACAACAAGCCAGCATGGGATGAAGCCGGAACCGGTGCGAACGGCACGGAAAGCCGTGACTCGAACTACTTCACCACCCGCGCTCGCGTTCAGCTGAACATCGACACCCGCACTGCCACCGAATACGGCGTTGTCCGCACCTTCTGGTCGAGCAACTTCGAACATTCGACCGGCTTCGGCCCGTCGTCGGGCAACCTGACGATGGACTATGGCTTCATCCAGTTCGCCGGCTTCACCCTCGGTAAGGCGGTCTCTGGCTTCCAGACCCCATGGGGTGCTTACGGCGCCAACCAGAACACCTCGTTCACGCTCGGCGGCTACGACAACGCGACTGGCATCAACCAGATCGCCTACACGTGGCAGTTCGGCAACGGCGTGTCGGCTCAGGTCGGCATCGAAGACAACCGCACCATCAACCGTTCTGTGTTGATCAATGCGAGCCCGGCCGGTACCAACGCCAACCTCTTCACCGGCGTTTATGCCAACAGCTATGGCGGAAACCGTTCGCCTGACTTCGTCGGCAACATCCGTGTCGATCAGGCTGCATTCACCGCTCAGCTGTCGGGTGGCGTGCACAACATTCATGGTACCTACTACGGCGCGAACGAAACCACTGGCGCTCCGCAGGATGAATGGGGCTTCGCGATCGCTGGCGGCCTTCAGTTGAAGAACCTGCCGACCGGCCCTGGCGACAAGCTGTCGTTGGATGCCACCTACGTTGACGGCGCGCTGAAGTATCTCATCAGCGGCGTGACCGGCAACAGCTTCGACCACTTCTCCGGTGGCAGCGGTGGCTTCTACAACAACTTCGCTGCCCTGGCGCTTTCGGATGGTGTGTTCACGACGAACAGCAGCATTCAGAAGACCACTGGTTGGGGCATCCGCGGCGCTTACGTTCACAACTGGACCCCGAATTGGGAAACCGGCGTGTTCGGTAGCTACACTGCGGTCAACTACGGTGGAACCGCTACCACTGCGCTCTGCAACCAGAAGCTCGCGAATGCGGGTGCTGTTTTCGGCGGTGGTTTCGCAGCCGGCTGCAACCCAGACTTCAACATCTGGCAGGTTGGTACGCGTACCGCCTGGACCCCGGTTCGCAACCTGACCTTCTCGGGCGAAGTGCTGTACACCCAGCTCGACCAGAAGGACGTGGGCTTCGTAACGGTTGCTGCCAACCCAGTTGGTTTCAAGCCTCCTGGCACCTACGACTTCAAGGATCAGGGCATCTGGTCCGGCAACCTCCGCGTTCGCCGCACCTGGTAA
- the gatA gene encoding Asp-tRNA(Asn)/Glu-tRNA(Gln) amidotransferase subunit GatA: MTDLTSLTLADAREGLTQKSFTALELTDAHLAAMEKARVLNAYVLETPEQARTQARAADATIAKGDAGPLAGIPLGVKDLFATTDVRATACSKILGNFIPPYESTVTSQLWRDGAVMLGKLNCDEFAMGSSNETSAFGPVVNPWRRDGSDINLVPGGSSGGSASAVAANLCLGATGTDTGGSIRQPAAFTGIVGIKPTYGRCSRWGIVAFASSLDQAGPFARTVRDTAILMRSMAGHDPKDTTSVDRPVPDYESAIGKSVKGMKIGIPKEYRLDGMSGEIDKLWAQGADWLKAAGAELVEVSLPYTKYALPAYYVVAPAEASSNLARYDGVRYGARVNGKNIAEMYENTRAAGFGPEVRRRIMIGTYVLSAGYYDAYYLRAQKVRTLIKKDFEDVFAQGVQAILTPATPSAAFGIGEKGQADPIEMYLNDIFTVTVNMAGLPGIAVPAGKDGQGLPLGLQLIGRPFDEETLFSLGEVIEQSAGHFTAKKWWA; this comes from the coding sequence ATGACTGATCTGACTTCCCTGACGCTCGCCGATGCCCGCGAGGGGCTGACGCAGAAATCCTTCACTGCGCTTGAACTGACCGACGCGCATCTGGCCGCGATGGAAAAGGCGCGCGTGCTCAATGCCTATGTGCTGGAGACGCCGGAGCAGGCGCGCACGCAGGCGCGTGCAGCAGATGCGACCATCGCCAAGGGTGATGCGGGTCCGCTTGCCGGTATTCCTCTCGGGGTGAAGGACCTGTTTGCGACCACGGATGTGCGCGCGACCGCATGCTCGAAGATTCTCGGCAACTTCATTCCTCCTTATGAGTCCACCGTGACTTCGCAGCTCTGGCGCGACGGCGCGGTGATGCTCGGCAAGCTCAACTGCGACGAGTTCGCGATGGGATCGTCCAACGAGACCTCGGCGTTCGGTCCGGTGGTCAATCCGTGGCGGCGCGACGGCTCAGATATCAATCTCGTTCCCGGCGGCTCGTCGGGCGGCTCGGCATCGGCGGTGGCTGCGAACTTGTGCCTCGGTGCAACCGGCACCGACACCGGCGGCTCGATCCGTCAGCCCGCCGCGTTCACCGGCATCGTTGGCATCAAGCCGACCTACGGCCGCTGCTCGCGCTGGGGCATCGTGGCGTTTGCCTCGTCGCTCGATCAGGCCGGACCATTCGCACGCACGGTGCGCGACACCGCGATCCTGATGCGCTCGATGGCCGGTCACGATCCGAAGGACACCACGTCAGTCGATCGTCCCGTGCCGGACTATGAGTCCGCCATCGGCAAGTCGGTGAAGGGCATGAAGATCGGTATTCCGAAGGAATACCGTCTCGACGGCATGTCCGGCGAAATCGACAAGCTCTGGGCGCAGGGCGCCGACTGGCTGAAGGCTGCTGGTGCCGAGCTTGTCGAGGTCTCGCTGCCGTACACCAAGTACGCGCTACCGGCTTACTATGTCGTCGCGCCAGCGGAAGCGTCATCCAATCTCGCGCGCTATGACGGCGTGCGTTACGGCGCGCGCGTCAACGGCAAGAACATCGCCGAGATGTACGAGAACACCCGCGCTGCGGGTTTCGGTCCAGAGGTTCGCCGTCGCATCATGATCGGTACCTACGTGCTCTCGGCCGGTTACTACGACGCCTATTATCTGCGCGCGCAGAAGGTCCGCACGCTGATCAAGAAGGACTTCGAGGATGTGTTCGCCCAGGGCGTTCAGGCCATCCTGACCCCTGCGACGCCATCCGCTGCGTTCGGCATTGGCGAGAAGGGGCAGGCCGATCCGATCGAGATGTATCTCAACGACATCTTCACGGTGACCGTGAACATGGCCGGACTGCCCGGCATCGCCGTGCCTGCGGGCAAGGACGGGCAGGGGCTGCCGCTCGGCCTGCAATTGATCGGCCGTCCGTTCGACGAGGAGACGCTGTTCTCGCTCGGCGAGGTGATCGAACAGTCGGCGGGGCATTTCACCGCAAAGAAATGGTGGGCGTGA
- the mscL gene encoding large conductance mechanosensitive channel protein MscL, with translation MLEEFKKFALKGNVVDLAVGVIIGAAFGGIVTSMVGDLIMPIIGAITGGLDFSNYFTGLSKSVTATNLVDAKKQGAVLAWGNFLTLTLNFLIVAFVLFLVIRLMNRLKAKQEAAPEPAAMSKDQQLLTEIRDLLKSK, from the coding sequence ATGCTTGAGGAGTTCAAGAAATTTGCCTTGAAGGGCAACGTCGTCGACCTCGCGGTCGGCGTCATCATCGGCGCGGCGTTCGGGGGGATCGTCACCTCGATGGTCGGCGACCTCATCATGCCGATCATCGGCGCGATCACCGGCGGACTGGATTTCTCGAACTACTTCACCGGCCTTTCCAAGTCGGTCACGGCCACCAACCTCGTCGATGCCAAGAAGCAGGGCGCGGTGCTGGCATGGGGCAACTTCCTCACCCTGACGCTGAATTTCCTGATCGTGGCGTTCGTGCTGTTCCTTGTGATCCGCCTGATGAACCGTTTGAAGGCGAAGCAGGAAGCGGCTCCCGAACCTGCGGCCATGAGCAAGGACCAGCAATTGCTCACTGAAATCCGCGATCTTCTGAAGTCGAAGTAA
- a CDS encoding lytic transglycosylase domain-containing protein has product MPFAPSSAGLPRLARWTAVLLGAGGFALISYAASAVPLPKPRPVSRNVTPQTTPAKPAQPPAPSAAKADPAAPAPKTLAARPAPPRKPAVPLAMSTSSSTSKADMETLEQIIELVRKRKPADATQLQASISDPVARKLSEWMILRSDDNNASSDRYKAFITENPTWPSVTFLRRRGEAALWDDKRDDAAVLAFLGGEQPISGKGRFMLARALLARGDRPGAERLVRAAWRGDSFSSDTEETAFDRFGTLLTSGDIKVRMDMLLYSGDNAESALRSAKRLGSGHVALAKARTALNKKASNAKALLDAVPNDLHNDPLYLFSKAQWLRREDKFLEAARAMQAAPRDPARLVNADEWWIERRLLARKLLDTNEPRIAYAVARDASLPARDIYKTEQEFTAGWIALRFLNDPNLAAQHFARIGVGSVNPTALARAGYWQGRAAEAAGRSQEARAAYESAAAQSTSYYGQLARAKLGLPQIALNGVPGRSRGGERLEVVRAVELLYALDEREIAIPILADMGERADMDGLLALCELTQRHDDARGMLMVGKAALNRGMPFDHYAYPVSGIPPYKDFGPAVEKAIVFAIARQESAFHPTIVSPANAYGLMQVTAGAGKYVAKKYGTTFDLNKLKTDPSYNAAFGAAELGGLIDDYRGSYIMTFAGYNAGRGSVRKWIERYGDPRDPKVDAVDWVEKIPFSETRNYVQRIMENVQVYRSRFGGGSKLLIEADLRRGAGVE; this is encoded by the coding sequence ATGCCATTTGCACCTTCATCCGCGGGGCTCCCCCGTTTGGCGCGCTGGACCGCTGTTCTCCTCGGCGCAGGCGGTTTTGCGCTGATTTCATATGCAGCGTCCGCAGTTCCTTTACCGAAGCCGCGTCCGGTGTCTCGCAATGTGACGCCGCAAACCACACCGGCGAAGCCCGCCCAACCACCAGCCCCATCGGCCGCGAAAGCTGACCCAGCCGCGCCTGCGCCCAAAACTCTGGCCGCGCGCCCTGCACCGCCCCGAAAGCCTGCCGTGCCTCTGGCGATGTCCACGTCATCGTCCACCTCGAAGGCCGACATGGAAACGCTCGAGCAGATCATCGAGCTGGTGCGCAAGCGGAAGCCGGCCGATGCCACGCAGCTTCAGGCCTCGATCTCGGATCCCGTTGCGCGCAAGCTCTCCGAGTGGATGATCCTGCGCAGCGACGACAACAACGCGTCGTCCGACCGCTACAAGGCCTTCATCACCGAGAACCCGACCTGGCCAAGCGTGACATTCCTGCGGCGGCGCGGCGAAGCAGCCTTGTGGGATGACAAGCGCGACGATGCCGCTGTCCTGGCGTTTCTCGGCGGCGAACAGCCGATCTCCGGCAAAGGACGATTTATGCTGGCGCGCGCCCTGCTGGCGCGCGGCGACCGGCCCGGCGCGGAACGGCTCGTACGCGCTGCGTGGCGCGGCGATTCCTTCTCGTCCGACACCGAGGAAACAGCGTTCGACAGGTTTGGCACGCTGCTGACATCCGGCGACATCAAGGTCCGGATGGATATGCTGCTGTACAGCGGCGATAACGCCGAGTCCGCATTACGCTCCGCCAAGCGACTCGGAAGCGGTCATGTCGCGCTCGCAAAGGCCCGCACCGCGCTTAACAAGAAGGCCTCGAACGCGAAGGCCCTGCTGGATGCCGTCCCGAACGATCTCCACAACGATCCGCTGTATCTTTTCAGCAAGGCACAATGGCTGCGGCGCGAAGACAAATTCCTGGAAGCCGCGCGTGCCATGCAGGCCGCGCCGCGCGATCCGGCCCGGCTGGTCAATGCGGACGAATGGTGGATCGAACGGCGGCTGCTGGCGCGCAAACTGCTCGACACCAATGAGCCGCGCATCGCCTATGCTGTCGCGCGCGATGCGTCGCTGCCGGCACGCGACATCTACAAGACCGAACAGGAATTCACCGCCGGCTGGATTGCGCTGCGATTCCTGAACGATCCCAACCTCGCGGCCCAGCATTTCGCGCGGATCGGTGTCGGCAGCGTTAATCCGACCGCGCTGGCCCGCGCCGGTTACTGGCAGGGCCGTGCCGCGGAAGCCGCGGGGCGGTCGCAAGAGGCGCGCGCCGCGTATGAATCAGCTGCGGCGCAGTCGACCAGCTATTACGGCCAGCTCGCCCGGGCGAAACTGGGCTTGCCGCAAATCGCGCTGAACGGCGTGCCCGGCCGCTCGCGCGGCGGCGAGCGGCTGGAGGTCGTCCGCGCCGTCGAGCTTCTCTACGCGCTGGATGAGCGCGAGATCGCGATCCCGATTCTCGCCGACATGGGCGAACGCGCCGACATGGACGGCCTGCTTGCGCTGTGCGAGCTGACTCAGCGTCACGACGATGCACGGGGCATGCTGATGGTCGGCAAGGCCGCGCTGAATCGCGGCATGCCGTTCGACCACTACGCTTATCCAGTGAGCGGCATTCCGCCCTACAAGGACTTTGGCCCCGCGGTCGAGAAGGCAATCGTCTTCGCCATTGCACGACAGGAAAGCGCGTTCCATCCGACAATCGTGTCCCCTGCCAATGCCTACGGCCTCATGCAGGTCACGGCCGGCGCCGGCAAATACGTCGCCAAGAAATACGGCACGACGTTCGATCTCAACAAGCTGAAGACCGACCCGTCCTACAACGCCGCATTCGGCGCCGCCGAACTCGGCGGGTTGATCGACGATTATCGCGGCTCCTACATCATGACCTTCGCAGGCTACAACGCCGGGCGCGGCAGCGTACGCAAATGGATCGAGCGGTACGGCGACCCGCGCGATCCCAAGGTCGACGCGGTTGATTGGGTCGAGAAAATCCCGTTCTCCGAAACCCGCAACTACGTCCAACGCATCATGGAAAACGTGCAGGTGTACCGCTCGCGGTTCGGCGGCGGCAGCAAGCTGCTGATCGAGGCCGATTTGCGCCGCGGCGCGGGTGTGGAATAG
- the dapA gene encoding 4-hydroxy-tetrahydrodipicolinate synthase: MATKTNFRGSLTALVTPFKNGALDEAGLRDLVNWQIEQGSHGLVPVGTTGESPTLSHEEHNKVTEWCVEEAKGRVPVIAGAGSNSTREAVALAKHAEKAGADAVLVVTPYYNKPTQEGMYHHFKAVNDAIGIPIIIYNIPPRSVVDLSVETMTRLFELKNIAGVKDATANLARVSQQRHAMGPDFIQLSGEDMTALAYMAAGGHGCISVVANVAPKPCAELMSAVMKGDYAAALKIQDRLTPLHDAIFKEPGLAGAKHGLKLLGRLQEEVRLPLMPVTPPTGKVIRDAMVYAGLLN, from the coding sequence ATGGCAACCAAGACGAATTTCAGGGGGTCCCTTACCGCCTTGGTGACGCCGTTCAAAAACGGAGCGCTGGACGAGGCCGGTCTGCGTGACCTCGTGAATTGGCAGATCGAGCAGGGCTCGCACGGCCTCGTTCCGGTCGGCACCACCGGCGAAAGCCCGACGCTCAGCCATGAAGAGCACAACAAGGTCACCGAGTGGTGCGTCGAGGAGGCGAAGGGCCGTGTTCCGGTCATCGCCGGTGCGGGCTCAAATTCCACGCGCGAAGCTGTCGCTCTGGCGAAGCACGCCGAGAAGGCGGGCGCTGATGCCGTGCTTGTGGTGACTCCCTACTACAACAAGCCCACGCAGGAAGGGATGTATCATCACTTCAAGGCGGTGAACGATGCGATCGGGATTCCGATCATCATCTACAATATCCCGCCGCGCTCGGTGGTCGATCTCTCCGTCGAGACGATGACGCGGCTGTTCGAGTTGAAGAATATCGCCGGCGTGAAGGATGCCACTGCCAATCTCGCCCGCGTTTCGCAGCAGCGCCATGCGATGGGGCCGGACTTCATCCAACTCTCGGGCGAGGACATGACCGCGCTCGCCTATATGGCGGCGGGCGGGCACGGCTGCATTTCGGTCGTCGCCAACGTGGCGCCGAAGCCGTGCGCGGAACTGATGTCCGCCGTGATGAAGGGCGACTATGCGGCCGCGCTCAAGATTCAGGATCGGCTGACCCCGTTGCACGACGCCATCTTCAAGGAGCCGGGCCTTGCTGGCGCCAAGCATGGCCTCAAGCTGCTGGGCCGTCTGCAGGAGGAGGTGCGCCTGCCGCTGATGCCGGTGACACCGCCGACCGGCAAGGTCATTCGCGACGCGATGGTGTATGCCGGGTTGCTCAACTGA
- a CDS encoding SEL1-like repeat protein, whose amino-acid sequence MFQGTIDTGTALPVEEAANGDILFDLGMIYSSGRNGLIDLVAAHKWFNLAALKGRVDAISLRREVAGLMSDVEIATAQREARAWMAMH is encoded by the coding sequence ATGTTTCAGGGAACGATCGATACCGGCACTGCGCTGCCGGTCGAGGAGGCGGCGAACGGGGATATCCTGTTCGACCTCGGCATGATCTATTCGAGCGGGCGAAACGGCCTGATCGATCTCGTTGCCGCCCACAAGTGGTTCAACCTGGCCGCGCTCAAGGGCAGGGTGGATGCCATCTCACTGCGCCGGGAAGTCGCCGGGCTGATGTCCGATGTCGAAATCGCGACCGCTCAGCGTGAAGCGCGGGCGTGGATGGCGATGCACTGA
- the gatB gene encoding Asp-tRNA(Asn)/Glu-tRNA(Gln) amidotransferase subunit GatB — translation MNAPVKPSKLIKGATGDWEMVIGLEIHAQVTSNSKLFSGASTEFGGAPNDHVSLVDAAMPGMLPVINEECVAQAIRTGLGLKAQINLKSTFDRKNYFYPDLPQGYQISQYKSPIVGEGEVVIELRDGQSITVGIERLHLEQDAGKSLHDQHPTMSFVDLNRSGVALMEIVSKPDMRSSEEAQAYVAKVRSILRYLGTCDGDMEKGNLRADLNVSVRKPGDPFGTRCEIKNVNSIRFMGQAIDYEARRQIGILEDGGTIDQETRLYDPNKGETRSMRSKEEAHDYRYFPDPDLLPLEFTAAYVDALKAKLPELPDEKRERFMADFGLTPYDASVLVAERESADFYEAVLGKLADKARDGKLAANWVINELFGRLNKEGQDISASPVSAEQMAAIIGLIGEGTISGKIAKDLFEIVWTKGGDPRALVESLGMKQVTDLGAIEKLVDDIIAANPDKAEQARAKPQLMGWFVGQVMKSSGGKVNPQAVNDLLKAKLGI, via the coding sequence ATGAACGCACCTGTCAAACCTTCAAAGCTCATCAAAGGCGCCACTGGCGATTGGGAAATGGTCATCGGGCTGGAAATCCATGCCCAGGTGACTTCGAACTCCAAATTGTTCTCGGGCGCTTCCACCGAGTTCGGCGGCGCGCCGAACGATCACGTCTCGCTGGTGGACGCGGCGATGCCCGGCATGCTGCCCGTCATCAATGAGGAGTGCGTGGCGCAGGCGATCCGCACCGGCCTCGGCCTGAAAGCGCAGATCAACCTGAAGTCGACCTTCGACCGGAAGAACTATTTCTATCCGGACCTGCCGCAGGGCTACCAGATCAGCCAGTACAAGTCGCCGATCGTGGGAGAGGGCGAGGTCGTTATCGAACTGCGCGACGGCCAAAGCATCACGGTGGGCATCGAGCGGCTTCATCTGGAGCAGGACGCCGGCAAATCGCTGCACGACCAGCATCCGACTATGTCGTTCGTAGACCTCAACCGCTCCGGCGTGGCGCTAATGGAAATCGTCTCCAAGCCGGACATGCGGTCGTCGGAAGAGGCGCAGGCCTACGTCGCGAAGGTGCGGAGCATTCTGCGTTACCTCGGCACGTGCGACGGCGACATGGAGAAGGGCAATCTGCGCGCCGACCTCAACGTCTCCGTCCGCAAGCCCGGCGATCCGTTCGGCACCCGCTGCGAGATCAAGAACGTCAATTCGATCCGCTTCATGGGGCAGGCGATCGACTACGAGGCGCGCCGCCAGATCGGCATTCTGGAAGATGGCGGTACCATCGACCAGGAGACCAGGCTTTACGATCCGAACAAGGGCGAAACCCGCTCGATGCGCTCCAAGGAAGAAGCGCACGACTATCGCTATTTCCCGGATCCCGACCTGCTGCCGCTGGAGTTCACCGCGGCCTATGTCGACGCGCTGAAAGCGAAACTTCCCGAACTGCCAGACGAGAAGCGCGAGCGCTTCATGGCCGACTTCGGCCTGACGCCTTACGACGCCAGCGTGCTGGTCGCCGAGCGCGAAAGCGCGGACTTCTATGAGGCGGTGCTGGGCAAGCTCGCGGACAAGGCGCGCGACGGCAAGCTGGCGGCCAACTGGGTCATCAACGAACTGTTCGGCCGCCTCAACAAAGAGGGGCAGGATATTTCTGCCTCGCCGGTCTCGGCGGAGCAGATGGCCGCGATTATCGGCCTGATCGGAGAAGGAACCATCTCCGGAAAGATCGCCAAGGACCTGTTCGAGATCGTCTGGACCAAGGGCGGCGATCCGCGCGCACTGGTCGAGAGCCTCGGCATGAAGCAGGTCACCGATCTCGGCGCCATCGAGAAGCTGGTCGATGACATCATCGCCGCCAATCCGGACAAGGCGGAGCAGGCGCGCGCCAAGCCGCAGCTCATGGGCTGGTTCGTCGGCCAGGTGATGAAATCGTCCGGCGGCAAGGTGAACCCGCAGGCCGTGAACGACCTGCTCAAGGCCAAGCTCGGCATCTGA